In Deltaproteobacteria bacterium, the genomic window TTTAATGCTGCTCGGAAGGGGGCCCTTCGTCGTGCCCGATGCAGCCGGAGTGGACACGTATCAGCTGCGATTGATCTGGCTGGGCGTCGTCCCGTTCGCGCAGGCCTGGTCACCCGACGCGGCCGGGCCGCCGACCTGGCGATTGTCCTTCCTCGATGGGCCGGGAGCGAGCCTCGAGATCGACGAGAAGCGCCTGTCGCTCCCGGGCGGTCGCGCGATCCTGATCCCGCCGGGCTCGACAGCTGCGAATCCCGAAGGCGACGTCCCGGAGCTCCTGATTCAGTTCCAGCTGCGGCTGGCGGCGCTCGAGCATGCGGCCGCGCTCGGCTCGGAGCCGATCGTGCTGCCGCCCGACGAGCTTCGCGACCGTCTCTGCGGTCGACTCCGCCGCGATCTCGAGGCGAGCTCGGCGACCAGCGCGGCGACCTGCTCGCGCGCGAAGGCGCTGGTGAACCTCTCGGTGGCCGCCGCCTTCGACCTGCGCCGCGACGTTCTCGACGACGCTGAGCGGGACGACGACGCGGAGCGGCAGCTCCGGCCGCTGCTCCGCTACATCGACGAGCACCTCGAGGAGCCGCTCGACAACGCCCGCCTCGCAGCGTTCGTGCACGCGAGCGAGTCGCACTTCATCCGCATGTTCCGGCGCGTGGTCGGCTGCACTCCCGCCCGGCTGGTCCAGGAGCGGCGCGTTCAACAAGCCGCCGAGCTGCTCTCGCAGACGAACTTGACGATCGACGAGATCGCGGAGCGCTGCGGCTTCGCGAACCGCTTCCACTTCTCGCGCGTGTTCGCGCAACGCATGGTCGAGCCGCCGGGCCGCTACCGCGCCTCGCACGGGCGGCGGCCTGGCGCCGGAATCGAGACCGGCAACCCGGGCGCATCCGAGTCCGGAATCGCGCGCTGATCCACGCGGCGGTCGCCCGGCCGCGACCCTGCTCGACCGGTCGAGGCCTTCGCGATAGAGCGTTAACGGACACAAATCGGGCGGAGATCGGCATAGGCTTTCGGGAACGGTCGCGCGTAGCATTCCGGCTACAGTGTTACCCGAAGGCCACTCGGAGGGAGTGACGCAAGGTTCCACTGCGGACGACACGCCACGCGGTAGCTAGCGACCACGGGGCATTTGGGAGGGAAGACGAGAATGAAACGCATCCTTGGAACGGTCGTCGCAAAAACGGGCGTGCTGGCCTTCAGCTCGTCCGCTCTGGCGGCGCTGGTCGTTTTCGATGTTTCTGGTGACGTTGGCTACTGGTCGAGGAGCACGGACGCGAACGCCTCGATTCCGGGTTCGCCCGAGAACGGCGGTCCATGCCCGACCGGCATGAGCACGCCGGTTGCGGGCGGCTGCTTCCGGTACTCATTCCAGCCCGGTAGCTCGCTGACGGTCGACATCACGGGCTCGGCCGTGACGCTGATGGGTGGCACGCTGGTGATGGACACCGCTACGCCGCTGGTGTTCGGCACCATCCTGCTCACCTCGCACTCGGTGACGAACCTGTTCGGCGGCGCCACCGGTACTCTGGTGGGTGACGACATCCTGTGGTCGACCGCGGCCAGCTGGAACCAGGATCCGTACCCGACGAGCTGGATCAACTGCACGGGTCCGAACTGCTCGCTGATCTCGCATCCGGGGTTTCCGATCCCGATCCAGCCGTACCTGAGCGCGATCACCAACTCGACGCTGGCGAGCCAGCTCGAGCTCGGCGTTTGGCGGCTGAACGGTGCCCACACCGACATCGCGGCCAGCTCGGTCGCGGTGGCCTCTTGGTCGAACGTGGTCGAGGACCCGAATCGGCGCCAGTCAGGGTGGACCTTCGGCAGCAGCGTGATCGTTCCGGAGCCGGGTTCGGCAGCGC contains:
- a CDS encoding helix-turn-helix domain-containing protein, which encodes LMLLGRGPFVVPDAAGVDTYQLRLIWLGVVPFAQAWSPDAAGPPTWRLSFLDGPGASLEIDEKRLSLPGGRAILIPPGSTAANPEGDVPELLIQFQLRLAALEHAAALGSEPIVLPPDELRDRLCGRLRRDLEASSATSAATCSRAKALVNLSVAAAFDLRRDVLDDAERDDDAERQLRPLLRYIDEHLEEPLDNARLAAFVHASESHFIRMFRRVVGCTPARLVQERRVQQAAELLSQTNLTIDEIAERCGFANRFHFSRVFAQRMVEPPGRYRASHGRRPGAGIETGNPGASESGIAR
- a CDS encoding PEP-CTERM sorting domain-containing protein — its product is MKRILGTVVAKTGVLAFSSSALAALVVFDVSGDVGYWSRSTDANASIPGSPENGGPCPTGMSTPVAGGCFRYSFQPGSSLTVDITGSAVTLMGGTLVMDTATPLVFGTILLTSHSVTNLFGGATGTLVGDDILWSTAASWNQDPYPTSWINCTGPNCSLISHPGFPIPIQPYLSAITNSTLASQLELGVWRLNGAHTDIAASSVAVASWSNVVEDPNRRQSGWTFGSSVIVPEPGSAALVLLGLGALALRSRKA